In endosymbiont of unidentified scaly snail isolate Monju, the following are encoded in one genomic region:
- a CDS encoding sensor histidine kinase codes for MAELTAELARSRAAREAEQQQRLQADDRLSVLLEVLPAAVILVDGRGRIDRFNPAAEALFEGLGWGRRWQEVREDNLLSQWGESDWLLRNRRRLSVSSRALNDGGEILLLVDVTAQRELEERAARQDRLADMGEMAAQLAHQIRTPLATALLYGGQLGRDDLDPAQRRQFAATLVEGLKHTERLVSDMLAFSRGGHFQPNSVSLREVVVEAVDSLGPRLADEEITLKLHLDNASECQVLGNRDALRGVLCNLLDNALYHAGERGHLQVSLEVSEGDRVRLRVEDDGPGIPPDIRERIFDPFFTTRERGTGLGLAVAQAVVLAHGGDIGLCDSALGGACFRIELPRLDAAETGETA; via the coding sequence GTGGCTGAACTGACGGCCGAGCTGGCCCGTTCGCGAGCCGCGCGCGAGGCCGAGCAACAGCAGCGTCTCCAGGCCGACGACCGGCTCTCGGTACTGCTCGAAGTGTTGCCCGCGGCTGTGATTCTGGTGGACGGGCGTGGGCGTATCGATCGCTTCAATCCCGCCGCCGAGGCCCTGTTCGAGGGATTGGGCTGGGGCAGACGCTGGCAGGAGGTGCGCGAGGACAACCTGCTCAGCCAGTGGGGTGAGAGCGATTGGCTGTTGCGCAACCGGCGCCGGCTCAGCGTCTCTTCGCGAGCGCTCAATGATGGTGGCGAGATCCTGTTGCTGGTCGATGTCACCGCGCAGCGCGAGCTCGAGGAGCGGGCGGCTCGGCAGGACCGGCTGGCTGACATGGGCGAGATGGCAGCGCAACTGGCGCACCAGATCCGCACCCCGCTGGCCACCGCCTTGCTCTACGGCGGGCAACTCGGCCGTGACGATCTGGATCCGGCACAGCGCCGGCAGTTCGCCGCCACTCTGGTCGAGGGCCTGAAACACACCGAGCGCCTGGTCTCGGACATGCTCGCCTTCAGTCGGGGAGGGCACTTCCAGCCCAATTCGGTATCACTGCGCGAGGTGGTGGTCGAGGCCGTGGACAGCCTGGGGCCGCGCCTGGCCGACGAGGAGATCACCCTGAAACTGCATCTCGACAATGCCAGCGAGTGCCAGGTGCTGGGCAATCGCGATGCCTTGCGCGGGGTGCTCTGCAACCTGCTCGACAATGCCCTGTACCACGCCGGCGAGCGCGGGCATCTCCAGGTCTCGCTCGAAGTGTCGGAAGGCGACCGGGTGCGCCTGCGCGTCGAGGACGACGGCCCGGGCATCCCCCCGGACATTCGCGAGCGTATCTTCGACCCCTTCTTCACCACCCGCGAGCGCGGCACCGGCCTGGGCCTGGCAGTGGCGCAGGCCGTGGTGCTGGCGCACGGTGGTGACATTGGCCTGTGCGATTCGGCGCTGGGCGGCGCCTGCTTCCGGATCGAGCTGCCGCGCCTGGACGCAGCAGAAACGGGAGAGACGGCATGA
- the alr gene encoding alanine racemase, which yields MPTSITEVAGGACARIDLAALRHNLGVVRDRAPGRRVMAVIKSQAYGHGMLPVAQALREQVDAFALARIDEAVALREAGIDAPLVVLEGPLTADDLGLARRHDLALVIHDLHQLALLQADMSGGALDCWIKFDTGMHRLGFDPAQADWLLEQLRAPPWLRLAGLMTHLANADDLSDTTTETQLARMRTVLPGCGLARSLANSAGILAWPDSHADWVRPGLMLYGASPLTGRDADALDLRPVMTLSAPLLAVRRVPRGEPVGYGGTWRAPEDLSLGVVGIGYGDGYPRHIGQAAQALLRGRRLPVVGRVSMDMLMVDLRGLPEARVGDRVTLWGEGLPVDEVARWADTIPYTLFCGVTARVARDYGG from the coding sequence ATGCCGACCTCGATCACTGAGGTGGCCGGCGGCGCCTGTGCGCGCATCGACCTGGCTGCCCTGCGACACAACCTGGGGGTGGTGCGCGATCGTGCCCCGGGGCGGCGGGTGATGGCAGTGATCAAGTCACAGGCCTATGGACACGGCATGCTGCCGGTGGCGCAAGCGCTGCGGGAGCAGGTGGACGCCTTCGCACTGGCGCGCATCGACGAGGCGGTCGCATTGCGCGAGGCCGGTATCGACGCCCCGCTGGTGGTGCTCGAGGGGCCGCTGACGGCGGACGATCTCGGGCTGGCGCGGCGGCACGATCTGGCGCTGGTGATCCACGATCTGCACCAGCTCGCCTTGCTGCAGGCTGATATGAGCGGCGGCGCGCTCGACTGCTGGATCAAGTTCGACACCGGCATGCACCGCCTGGGTTTCGACCCGGCGCAGGCCGACTGGCTGCTCGAGCAACTCCGCGCCCCGCCGTGGCTGCGTCTGGCGGGGCTGATGACCCACCTGGCGAATGCCGACGACCTCTCCGATACCACCACCGAAACCCAGCTGGCGCGCATGCGCACGGTGCTGCCCGGGTGCGGCCTGGCGCGCTCGCTCGCCAACTCGGCAGGCATCCTCGCCTGGCCCGACAGCCATGCCGACTGGGTGCGCCCCGGTCTGATGCTCTATGGCGCCTCGCCGCTGACCGGCCGCGATGCGGACGCGCTCGATCTGCGCCCGGTGATGACCCTGAGCGCGCCGTTGCTGGCGGTACGCCGCGTGCCGCGTGGCGAGCCGGTCGGCTATGGCGGTACCTGGCGTGCGCCCGAGGACCTGTCGCTGGGTGTGGTCGGTATCGGTTACGGCGACGGCTATCCCCGGCACATCGGGCAGGCAGCGCAGGCCCTGTTGCGTGGGCGACGGCTGCCCGTGGTCGGCCGGGTGTCCATGGACATGCTGATGGTCGATCTGCGCGGCCTGCCCGAGGCGCGGGTGGGCGACCGGGTGACGCTCTGGGGCGAGGGCCTGCCGGTCGACGAAGTGGCGCGCTGGGCGGATACCATTCCCTACACCCTGTTCTGCGGTGTCACTGCCCGGGTGGCGCGCGACTACGGAGGCTGA
- a CDS encoding flagellar assembly protein FliH — MTDPRHKRSRVIRAAEGHAQQWQPPDMGGRSVQEANEPAPLLTAAELEELAARAQQEGYEQGRSEGFEFGHREGLEAGRREIQEKLAVFDRLLQTLETPFEELDDQVEQEVVTLVIAMVRQLIRREIRTDPSHIVGVVREALNILPVNTRRIRVLLHPDDAAVVREAYTLGESDQKWQIIEDPVIQRGGCRVVTEHSQIDATLESRINALIAPLLGIDRERKHAAESAAQ; from the coding sequence ATGACTGATCCCCGTCACAAGCGCAGCCGAGTGATACGCGCCGCAGAAGGCCACGCGCAGCAATGGCAGCCGCCGGATATGGGTGGGCGTTCGGTGCAGGAAGCGAACGAGCCTGCGCCGTTGCTCACCGCGGCCGAGCTCGAGGAGCTGGCGGCACGCGCTCAGCAGGAGGGCTATGAACAGGGGCGCTCGGAAGGCTTCGAGTTCGGTCATCGTGAGGGGCTGGAGGCCGGCCGGCGCGAGATCCAGGAAAAGCTGGCGGTGTTCGATCGCCTCTTGCAGACACTCGAGACGCCCTTCGAGGAACTGGACGACCAGGTCGAGCAGGAAGTGGTGACCCTGGTGATCGCCATGGTGCGTCAGCTGATCCGCCGCGAGATCCGCACCGACCCTTCGCACATCGTGGGTGTGGTGCGCGAGGCGCTGAACATCCTGCCGGTGAACACCCGGCGCATCCGCGTGCTGCTGCATCCCGACGACGCGGCGGTGGTGCGCGAGGCCTATACCCTGGGCGAGTCGGACCAGAAGTGGCAGATCATCGAGGACCCGGTGATCCAGCGCGGCGGCTGCCGAGTGGTCACCGAGCACTCGCAGATCGATGCCACCCTCGAGTCGCGTATCAATGCCCTGATTGCCCCACTGCTGGGTATCGATCGGGAACGCAAGCATGCCGCCGAATCCGCAGCGCAGTGA
- a CDS encoding PilZ domain-containing protein, which produces MTGENRRRFRRIILRRPLLLAADGRSWPGELLDISLRGALMRTEQTPLPAVGSQGVADIALCDDPDYLIRMQVEVCRTEARHIALRVTGIDIEEACQLRRLVELNAGDPELLARELEELSAN; this is translated from the coding sequence GTGACTGGAGAGAACAGGCGACGCTTCCGGCGGATCATTCTCAGGCGACCACTGCTGTTGGCCGCGGACGGCCGCTCATGGCCGGGTGAACTGCTGGACATTTCGCTGCGTGGCGCCTTGATGCGCACCGAACAGACACCGCTACCAGCGGTCGGCAGCCAGGGCGTGGCCGACATCGCGCTGTGCGACGATCCAGACTACCTGATCCGCATGCAGGTGGAAGTCTGCCGCACCGAGGCCCGGCACATCGCCCTGCGCGTCACCGGCATCGACATCGAAGAGGCCTGCCAGCTGCGCCGACTGGTGGAGCTCAACGCGGGGGACCCTGAACTGCTCGCCCGCGAGCTCGAAGAGCTCTCGGCGAACTGA
- a CDS encoding sigma-54 interaction domain-containing protein, translating into MAQTATDNTLKAAAALLVMSEGESRNYLKHILEFVDCKVEFPDSPEAMVQMIDRYAEHSVSVFMGTGLPAEERGAWLRAIEQGKVRPALVQVREKEGAGEEMLVSGDVIAVLSLPAHLDAVISILHRAQVFSDNQRQGEGARRPVELFRSLSGNSRATREINRMIEQVADRDATVLILGESGTGKEVVARKLHYHSKRRGKPFVPVNCGAIPGDLLESELFGHEKGAFTGAISSRQGRFELAEGGTLFLDEIGDMSMHMQVKLLRVLQERTFERVGSNKTIRCNVRIIAATHRDLEQAIKDGNFREDLYYRLNVFPIEVPPLRERVEDIPVLVADLIARIEHEKRGSVRLTPAAVTALTYYSWPGNVRELANLMERLAILYPYGVVDVGDLPEKFRAGMPAPAASSTGEELPEVTVAGTQPGTVTTVPRLPPKGIDLKAYLADVEQSLIRQALEEADGVVAHAAKKLQMRRTTLVEKLRKYGLQRANEMA; encoded by the coding sequence ATGGCGCAGACAGCGACGGATAACACCCTCAAGGCGGCAGCCGCCCTTCTGGTGATGTCGGAGGGAGAATCCAGGAACTATCTGAAACACATCCTGGAGTTCGTCGATTGCAAGGTCGAGTTTCCGGACTCCCCCGAGGCGATGGTGCAGATGATCGACCGCTATGCCGAGCACTCGGTGTCGGTGTTCATGGGTACCGGTCTCCCCGCCGAGGAACGCGGTGCCTGGCTGCGGGCCATCGAGCAGGGCAAGGTCCGGCCGGCCCTGGTGCAGGTGCGCGAGAAGGAGGGGGCGGGCGAGGAGATGCTGGTCAGTGGTGACGTGATCGCCGTGTTGTCCTTGCCGGCGCACCTCGATGCCGTGATCTCCATTTTGCACCGTGCCCAGGTGTTTTCCGACAACCAGCGCCAGGGCGAGGGCGCGCGGCGGCCGGTGGAGCTGTTCCGCAGCCTTTCCGGCAACTCGCGGGCCACGCGCGAAATCAACAGGATGATCGAGCAGGTGGCAGACCGTGATGCCACGGTGCTGATCCTGGGCGAGTCGGGTACCGGCAAGGAAGTGGTGGCGCGCAAGCTGCACTACCACTCCAAGCGTCGTGGCAAGCCCTTCGTGCCGGTCAACTGTGGCGCCATCCCCGGCGACCTGCTTGAGAGCGAGTTGTTCGGCCACGAAAAGGGGGCCTTCACCGGGGCCATCAGTTCCCGTCAGGGACGTTTCGAGCTGGCCGAGGGCGGCACCCTGTTCCTCGACGAGATCGGCGACATGAGCATGCACATGCAGGTCAAGCTGCTGCGTGTGCTGCAGGAGCGCACCTTCGAACGGGTCGGCAGCAACAAGACCATACGCTGCAATGTGCGCATCATTGCCGCCACCCACCGTGACCTGGAGCAGGCCATCAAGGACGGTAATTTCCGCGAGGATCTCTATTACCGCTTGAACGTCTTTCCCATCGAGGTGCCGCCGCTGCGCGAGCGGGTGGAAGACATCCCGGTGCTGGTGGCCGATCTGATCGCCCGCATCGAGCACGAAAAGCGCGGTTCGGTGCGCCTGACTCCGGCGGCGGTCACCGCGCTTACCTATTACAGCTGGCCCGGCAATGTGCGTGAGCTGGCCAACCTGATGGAGCGTCTGGCCATTCTCTATCCCTACGGTGTGGTGGACGTGGGCGATCTGCCCGAGAAGTTTCGCGCCGGCATGCCTGCCCCGGCAGCATCGTCGACCGGCGAGGAGTTGCCTGAGGTCACGGTTGCGGGTACCCAGCCGGGCACGGTGACCACGGTGCCGCGCCTGCCGCCCAAAGGCATCGATCTCAAGGCCTACCTGGCCGACGTGGAACAGAGCCTGATCCGCCAGGCGCTGGAAGAAGCCGACGGCGTGGTGGCTCATGCCGCCAAGAAATTGCAGATGCGTCGCACCACACTGGTGGAAAAGCTGCGCAAGTACGGTCTCCAGCGTGCCAACGAGATGGCGTGA
- a CDS encoding HlyC/CorC family transporter → MDDIPLGALFGALILLLILSAFFSGSETALMTLNRYRLKHLARGGHPGARRAQRLLEQPDRLIGLILLGNNFVNILASSLATLIALRLGGEGAIPIAAGLLTLVVLIFAEVAPKTLAALHPERLAFPAAWVYTPAQRLLFPLVWVVNLLANSVLRLFGVDPKHRGPDVLSREELRTVVNEAASMIPQQHQQMLLALLDLENVRVEDIMVPRTEIDGIDIHDPISVILDQLQQLPYTRVLVYEGSIDHVLGFLHSRKILQAALDRDGLTHEELRALIREPYFVPKGTSLYDQLLNFQRSRRRAGLVVDEYGDILGLVTMADLLEEIVGEFTTDPADSLADVTPQEDGSFLVDGSASLRELVRTLHWDLPTDGPNTLNGLIVEHLQSLPEPGTSVMINGYPIDILQTQDNRVKTARIRPAERRALDAANDEEDLNF, encoded by the coding sequence TTGGACGACATACCGCTAGGCGCCCTGTTCGGCGCGCTGATCCTGTTGCTGATCCTGTCGGCCTTCTTTTCTGGCTCGGAAACCGCGCTGATGACGCTCAATCGCTACCGGTTGAAGCACCTGGCGCGCGGCGGTCACCCGGGCGCAAGACGAGCCCAGCGCCTGCTGGAACAGCCCGACCGGCTGATCGGCCTGATCCTGCTGGGCAACAACTTCGTCAACATCCTCGCCTCCTCGCTGGCCACCCTGATCGCCTTGCGCCTCGGTGGCGAGGGCGCCATCCCCATCGCCGCCGGGCTGCTCACCCTGGTGGTACTGATCTTTGCCGAGGTCGCGCCCAAGACACTTGCCGCGCTGCACCCCGAGCGCCTGGCCTTCCCCGCCGCCTGGGTCTACACCCCCGCCCAGCGTCTGCTGTTCCCGCTGGTATGGGTCGTCAACCTGCTGGCCAACTCGGTGCTGCGCCTGTTCGGGGTCGACCCGAAGCACCGCGGGCCCGATGTACTCAGCCGCGAGGAACTGCGCACCGTGGTCAACGAGGCCGCCAGCATGATCCCGCAACAGCACCAGCAGATGCTGCTGGCGCTGCTCGACCTGGAGAACGTGCGCGTCGAGGACATCATGGTGCCGCGCACCGAGATCGACGGCATCGACATCCATGATCCCATCTCGGTCATCCTCGACCAGCTGCAGCAACTGCCCTACACCCGGGTACTGGTGTACGAGGGCAGCATCGACCACGTGCTGGGCTTTCTGCATTCCCGCAAGATCCTGCAGGCCGCGCTCGACCGCGACGGTCTGACCCACGAGGAGCTGCGCGCGCTGATCCGCGAGCCCTACTTCGTTCCCAAGGGCACCTCGCTGTATGACCAGCTGCTCAACTTCCAGCGCAGCCGGCGGCGCGCCGGCCTGGTGGTGGACGAATACGGCGACATCCTGGGACTGGTGACCATGGCCGACCTGCTCGAGGAAATCGTCGGCGAATTCACCACCGACCCGGCCGACAGCCTGGCGGACGTGACGCCACAGGAGGACGGCAGCTTCCTGGTAGACGGCTCGGCCAGCCTGCGTGAACTGGTGCGCACCCTGCACTGGGACCTGCCGACCGACGGGCCGAACACCCTCAACGGCCTGATCGTCGAACACCTGCAGAGCCTGCCCGAACCCGGCACCTCGGTAATGATCAACGGCTATCCCATCGATATCCTGCAAACCCAGGACAACCGGGTAAAGACCGCGCGCATCCGCCCGGCAGAGCGGCGTGCACTCGATGCGGCCAATGACGAGGAAGACCTCAACTTCTGA
- the radA gene encoding DNA repair protein RadA, translating to MARAPKVRYLCSECGASHPKWVGQCADCGAWNTLQEETAPAAAPGGRFAGYAGDARAQSVRRLSEVTPQQTQRIATGLGELDRVLGGGLVPGSVTLIGGDPGIGKSTLLIQAMALLAEQMPVLYVSGEESAEQISLRAQRLGLPGEKVQLLTETQVERIIDLAGRHGPRALVLDSIQTFHTEELQSAPGSVAQVRESAARLVRFAKQTGTSLFLVGHVTKEGALAGPRVLEHMVDTVLYFEGESGSPFRLVRAIKNRFGAVNELGVFAMTDKGLREVSNPSAIFLSRHEEQVPGSAILVTREGTRPLLVEVQALVDQSPLGNPRRVALGLEQNRLSMLLAVLHRHGGIGMYDQDVFLNVVGGVRVTEPAADLAVLLAVLSSFRDQPLRGDLVTFGEVGLAGEIRPVPSGQERLREAAKHGFRRAIVPAANAPRKSIEGLEVVPVRRLSEAIEAC from the coding sequence ATGGCGAGGGCACCCAAGGTCCGTTACCTGTGCAGCGAGTGCGGCGCCAGCCATCCCAAGTGGGTGGGGCAGTGCGCCGATTGCGGGGCCTGGAACACCCTCCAGGAAGAGACCGCGCCGGCAGCCGCGCCAGGTGGGCGCTTTGCCGGCTACGCCGGTGATGCGCGTGCCCAGTCGGTGCGTCGCCTGTCCGAGGTCACGCCGCAGCAGACACAACGCATCGCCACCGGCCTGGGCGAGCTGGACCGGGTGCTCGGCGGCGGGCTGGTGCCCGGCTCGGTGACCCTGATCGGCGGCGACCCGGGTATCGGCAAGTCCACCCTGCTGATCCAGGCGATGGCGCTGCTCGCCGAGCAGATGCCGGTGCTGTACGTCAGTGGCGAGGAATCGGCCGAGCAGATCAGTCTGCGCGCGCAACGCCTTGGTCTGCCCGGCGAGAAGGTACAGCTGCTCACCGAGACCCAGGTCGAGCGCATCATCGACCTGGCCGGGCGCCACGGACCGCGTGCGCTGGTGCTCGATTCCATTCAGACTTTCCATACCGAGGAATTGCAGTCGGCGCCTGGCTCGGTGGCTCAGGTGCGCGAGTCGGCGGCGCGCCTGGTGCGTTTTGCCAAGCAGACCGGCACCAGCCTGTTCCTGGTGGGGCACGTCACCAAGGAAGGGGCGCTGGCCGGACCGCGGGTGCTCGAGCACATGGTCGATACAGTGCTGTATTTCGAGGGCGAGAGCGGCAGTCCCTTCCGCCTGGTACGGGCCATCAAGAACCGTTTCGGCGCGGTCAACGAACTGGGTGTGTTCGCCATGACCGACAAGGGCCTGCGCGAGGTGAGCAATCCTTCGGCGATTTTCCTCTCACGCCACGAGGAACAGGTGCCGGGCAGTGCCATCCTGGTCACCCGCGAGGGCACGCGGCCGCTGCTGGTCGAGGTGCAGGCACTGGTGGATCAGAGCCCGCTGGGCAACCCGCGCCGGGTGGCGCTGGGCCTGGAGCAGAACCGCCTGTCCATGTTGCTGGCAGTGCTGCACCGGCACGGCGGGATCGGCATGTATGACCAGGACGTGTTCCTGAACGTGGTCGGCGGGGTGCGAGTGACCGAGCCGGCGGCGGACCTAGCGGTGCTGCTGGCGGTGCTCTCGAGCTTCCGCGACCAGCCGTTGCGCGGCGACCTGGTGACCTTCGGCGAGGTGGGGCTGGCCGGCGAGATCCGGCCCGTGCCCTCGGGACAGGAACGCCTGCGCGAGGCCGCCAAGCACGGCTTTCGGCGCGCCATCGTGCCCGCGGCCAACGCCCCGCGAAAGTCCATCGAAGGGCTGGAAGTGGTCCCGGTCCGTCGCCTCTCCGAGGCCATCGAGGCCTGTTGA
- the fliF gene encoding flagellar basal-body MS-ring/collar protein FliF codes for MYGNLAEKDATEVLEVLQKNGVEYRVDETTGSILVPAGKVKELRMQLAAAGLPNSTGMGFELLQKDMGFGASRVIERARYLQAMQGELARTIATIGAIQSARVHLAIPKQSVFVRDRKKPSAAVTVKLLAGRTLDPGQVRAIVHLVASSVPELEPARVTVVDHRGKLLSGDQADDDIERSSSHFEYTRKVEEHLRRRIEDLLVPIVGKDQVRAQVTADIDFTVTEQTQERYNPDQPALRSEQINEQQRSSGAPQGIPGALSNQPPAAGTAPETAQGQGAGGTSSLVDTTRQATRNYELDRIVSHTRQAPAVLRRLSVAVVVDDVVTTGPDGKVTRRERTPEEIERITQLVREAIGFDARRGDSVKVINSPFLAPEPVEDLPEPPLWEQAWFLDLVKQVGGLLLVLLLVFGVLRPTLKRLTSPPESTELALAGAGAEGVAAGPEGAVVSGPLGPDGQPLEGHGEGGLALGKSGEPIKLPGGGEYENIMEAARKLVDEDPKRVAQLVKIWIAEDAS; via the coding sequence TTGTACGGTAATCTGGCCGAGAAGGATGCCACCGAGGTACTCGAGGTGTTGCAGAAGAACGGGGTCGAGTACCGTGTGGACGAGACCACCGGCAGCATCCTGGTGCCGGCCGGCAAGGTCAAGGAGCTGCGCATGCAGCTCGCCGCTGCCGGCCTGCCCAACAGCACCGGCATGGGCTTCGAACTGTTGCAGAAGGACATGGGCTTTGGTGCCAGCCGGGTGATCGAGCGCGCACGCTATCTGCAGGCCATGCAGGGTGAGCTGGCGCGCACCATCGCCACCATCGGTGCGATACAGAGCGCGCGGGTGCATCTGGCCATCCCCAAGCAGTCGGTGTTCGTGCGCGACCGCAAGAAGCCCAGCGCAGCGGTCACGGTCAAGCTGCTCGCCGGGCGCACGCTCGATCCGGGACAGGTGCGCGCCATCGTACACCTGGTGGCCTCCAGCGTGCCTGAGCTCGAGCCGGCACGGGTCACGGTGGTCGATCATCGTGGCAAGTTGCTCAGTGGCGACCAGGCCGATGACGACATCGAGCGTTCGAGCAGCCATTTCGAGTACACCCGCAAGGTCGAAGAGCATTTGCGCCGGCGCATCGAGGATCTGCTCGTGCCCATCGTGGGCAAGGACCAGGTGCGCGCCCAGGTCACCGCGGACATCGACTTCACGGTCACCGAGCAGACCCAGGAACGCTACAACCCCGATCAGCCGGCACTGCGCAGCGAACAGATCAACGAGCAGCAGCGCAGCAGTGGCGCGCCGCAGGGCATCCCCGGCGCGTTGAGCAACCAGCCGCCGGCGGCCGGCACGGCCCCCGAGACGGCGCAGGGGCAGGGGGCCGGCGGGACATCCTCACTGGTCGATACCACCCGCCAGGCCACGCGCAACTATGAACTCGACCGCATAGTCAGCCATACGCGTCAGGCCCCGGCAGTGCTGCGTCGCCTGTCGGTGGCGGTCGTGGTGGACGACGTGGTGACCACCGGGCCGGATGGCAAGGTGACTCGTCGCGAGCGCACGCCCGAGGAGATCGAGCGCATCACCCAGCTGGTGCGCGAGGCCATCGGTTTCGATGCGCGCCGGGGCGACAGCGTGAAGGTCATCAATAGTCCCTTCCTGGCCCCCGAACCGGTCGAAGACCTGCCAGAACCGCCGCTCTGGGAACAGGCATGGTTCCTGGATCTGGTCAAGCAGGTGGGAGGGCTGCTGCTGGTGCTGTTGCTGGTGTTCGGCGTGCTGCGCCCGACCCTCAAGCGCCTGACCAGCCCGCCCGAGAGCACCGAGCTGGCGCTGGCCGGTGCCGGTGCCGAGGGAGTCGCAGCGGGACCCGAGGGCGCAGTGGTGAGCGGCCCGCTGGGGCCGGACGGGCAGCCGCTGGAAGGCCACGGAGAAGGTGGCCTGGCCTTGGGCAAGAGCGGCGAGCCGATCAAGCTGCCCGGCGGTGGCGAGTACGAAAACATCATGGAGGCTGCGCGCAAGCTGGTGGACGAAGATCCCAAGCGCGTGGCGCAACTGGTCAAGATCTGGATAGCCGAAGATGCCAGCTGA
- the fliI gene encoding flagellar protein export ATPase FliI: MPPNPQRSEIWARRVARLAEVMPETRGLVVEGKLTRMVGLTLEAIGCRAAIGEICEIINNGGETIEAEVVGFAGESLYLMPTGDLHGLQADARVVPTGRVSEVAVGEALLGRVIDGSGLPLDGQGPLAVRERWPLTGESINPLSRAPIREPLDVGIRAINALLSVGRGQRLGLFAGSGVGKSVLLGMMTRYTNADVVVVGLIGERGREVKEFIDNILGSEGMARSVVVAVPADQPPLRRMHGAMLATSVAEYFRSRGKQVLLLMDSLTRFAQAQREIGLAINEPPATKGYPPSVFAKLPQLVERAGNGERDSGSITAFYTVLAEGDDQNDPIADAARAILDGHIVLSWRIAETGQYPAIDIEASVSRAMNDIVTREHRLAARAFKQLYSLYQQNRDLISVGAYEPGSNAQIDQAIQAMPALQAFLAQDMDTRVDLRQSLDELMALFPQEASDVS; this comes from the coding sequence ATGCCGCCGAATCCGCAGCGCAGTGAGATCTGGGCGCGGCGCGTGGCGCGCCTGGCCGAGGTGATGCCCGAGACCCGCGGCCTGGTGGTCGAGGGCAAGCTCACGCGCATGGTCGGCCTTACCCTGGAGGCCATCGGTTGCCGTGCGGCCATCGGCGAGATCTGCGAGATCATCAACAATGGCGGCGAGACCATCGAGGCCGAGGTGGTGGGTTTCGCTGGTGAAAGCCTGTACCTCATGCCCACCGGTGACTTGCATGGTCTGCAGGCCGATGCCCGGGTGGTGCCCACCGGGCGGGTGTCCGAGGTGGCGGTGGGCGAGGCACTGCTTGGTCGGGTGATCGACGGCAGCGGTCTTCCACTGGACGGCCAGGGTCCGCTGGCGGTCCGCGAACGCTGGCCGCTCACCGGTGAGTCCATCAACCCGCTCAGCCGTGCGCCCATCCGTGAGCCCCTGGACGTGGGCATCCGCGCCATCAATGCCCTGCTCAGTGTCGGTCGTGGGCAGCGGCTGGGGCTGTTCGCCGGCTCCGGCGTGGGCAAGTCGGTGCTGCTGGGCATGATGACCCGCTACACCAATGCCGACGTGGTGGTGGTGGGGCTGATCGGCGAGCGGGGGCGTGAGGTCAAGGAATTCATCGACAACATCCTCGGCAGCGAGGGCATGGCGCGCTCGGTGGTGGTGGCGGTACCCGCTGATCAGCCGCCACTGCGGCGCATGCACGGTGCCATGCTGGCGACCTCGGTGGCCGAGTATTTCCGCAGCCGCGGCAAGCAGGTGTTGCTGCTGATGGACTCGCTGACCCGTTTCGCCCAGGCACAGCGCGAGATCGGACTGGCGATCAACGAGCCGCCGGCCACCAAGGGCTATCCACCCTCGGTGTTCGCCAAGTTGCCACAACTGGTGGAGCGTGCGGGCAACGGCGAGCGTGACAGTGGTTCGATCACCGCCTTCTACACGGTACTGGCCGAGGGGGATGACCAGAACGATCCCATCGCGGATGCGGCGCGTGCCATCCTCGATGGCCACATCGTGCTGTCGTGGCGTATCGCCGAGACCGGGCAGTATCCAGCGATCGACATCGAGGCATCGGTCAGTCGTGCCATGAACGACATTGTTACACGCGAGCACCGGTTGGCCGCGCGCGCCTTCAAGCAGCTCTACAGCCTGTACCAGCAGAACCGTGACTTGATCAGCGTCGGCGCCTACGAGCCGGGCTCGAATGCGCAGATCGACCAGGCCATCCAGGCCATGCCGGCCTTGCAGGCCTTCCTGGCTCAGGACATGGACACTCGAGTGGATCTGCGACAGAGCCTGGACGAGCTGATGGCCCTGTTCCCGCAGGAGGCCTCCGATGTCTCGTGA
- the fliE gene encoding flagellar hook-basal body complex protein FliE produces MSTPEISQVLAQMRLMAAQAGSPAAKATPAAEDVSFQALLGKSIDKVNDMQQQAEALKTGFETGEPGVDLAQVMIASQKAGLAFAAMTEVRNKLVEAYKDVMNMPL; encoded by the coding sequence ATGAGCACACCGGAGATTTCCCAGGTACTGGCACAGATGCGGCTGATGGCCGCGCAGGCAGGCAGTCCTGCCGCCAAGGCCACGCCGGCAGCCGAGGACGTCAGCTTCCAGGCGTTGTTGGGCAAGTCCATCGACAAGGTCAATGACATGCAGCAGCAGGCCGAGGCCCTCAAGACCGGTTTCGAGACCGGCGAGCCCGGCGTCGACCTGGCGCAGGTGATGATCGCCAGCCAGAAGGCCGGACTGGCCTTTGCCGCCATGACCGAGGTGCGCAACAAGCTGGTCGAGGCCTACAAGGACGTCATGAACATGCCGCTGTGA